In the Methanomassiliicoccales archaeon genome, one interval contains:
- a CDS encoding DUF5678 domain-containing protein, producing the protein MDDEEGRESMKDMRNDMWFKENYIDLMQKYPRKWIAVLDQKVIADGLSKTDVEVEADEIAGDQEYSLYFILPTSTVTDAGYSHR; encoded by the coding sequence ATGGATGACGAAGAAGGGCGTGAGAGCATGAAGGACATGAGGAACGACATGTGGTTCAAGGAGAACTACATCGACCTGATGCAGAAGTACCCGCGGAAATGGATCGCGGTCCTGGACCAGAAGGTCATCGCCGATGGTCTGTCAAAAACGGATGTCGAGGTGGAAGCCGACGAGATCGCCGGTGACCAGGAATATTCGCTGTACTTCATCCTTCCAACCTCCACCGTCACCGATGCTGGCTACTCGCATCGATAA
- a CDS encoding universal stress protein, translated as MNLYRTILIPTDGSSNSRSAIEHGLEIAKLSNAEVTTLSVIDVGDVSSTLQGMNPAPHGSVQAEVADAAVGEASAMAEKAGVKMKVEVRMGSPALDIIEMSGKFDLIVMGTQGRTGLPHLLIGSVAEKVVREAKCPVLVIKAKK; from the coding sequence ATGAATCTGTACAGAACCATCCTAATACCGACCGACGGAAGTAGCAACAGCAGGTCGGCGATCGAGCACGGGCTCGAGATCGCCAAGCTATCGAACGCTGAGGTCACCACATTGAGCGTCATCGATGTCGGCGATGTGTCCTCGACCCTGCAGGGTATGAACCCCGCGCCCCACGGCTCCGTCCAGGCGGAGGTGGCCGACGCCGCGGTAGGAGAAGCGTCCGCCATGGCCGAGAAGGCGGGGGTCAAGATGAAGGTGGAGGTCAGAATGGGCAGCCCGGCGCTTGACATAATCGAGATGTCAGGTAAGTTCGACCTGATCGTCATGGGCACCCAGGGGCGAACAGGATTGCCGCACCTGCTCATCGGAAGCGTGGCCGAGAAGGTGGTGCGCGAAGCGAAGTGCCCGGTACTGGTCATCAAGGCCAAGAAGTAA
- a CDS encoding ABC transporter permease translates to MELKLDFLTEISAIFSRWMRKLVRRPTNLTFSMIQPLIWFLLFTQAFQAVADIPGFERLTGTGSYLTFFSAAVIVQTVLTSALQSGLGMVDDVESGYLDKMRTTPVRRSSILMGKVFSDGFRIVMQVSIIIVLGYILGVQVAAGLPGIAMILLMVMFFGIAWSGISTFVALTTRNSESTLVISIMFVFPMLFLSTAVMPMEFLAPWVQTFSGYNPVSYVADAVRGMIIHGFDWGLIGQAFLAIAIVGTITLSATTMMFRRALSK, encoded by the coding sequence ATGGAGCTGAAATTGGACTTTCTCACGGAGATCTCCGCCATCTTCAGTCGCTGGATGCGCAAGCTGGTACGACGCCCGACCAACCTCACCTTCTCCATGATCCAACCGCTGATATGGTTCCTTCTGTTCACGCAGGCGTTCCAAGCGGTCGCTGACATCCCCGGTTTCGAACGTCTCACCGGTACCGGTTCCTATCTCACCTTCTTCAGCGCCGCGGTGATCGTTCAGACCGTGCTGACATCCGCTTTGCAGAGCGGACTAGGTATGGTCGATGACGTCGAATCTGGCTATCTTGACAAGATGAGGACCACGCCCGTCCGGCGCTCCTCCATACTGATGGGCAAGGTGTTCAGCGACGGCTTCCGCATCGTCATGCAGGTCTCGATCATCATCGTCCTCGGTTACATCCTGGGGGTCCAGGTGGCCGCCGGTCTCCCCGGCATCGCGATGATACTGCTGATGGTCATGTTCTTCGGCATAGCCTGGTCCGGCATCTCGACGTTCGTAGCATTGACCACCAGGAACTCCGAGTCGACGCTGGTCATCTCCATCATGTTCGTGTTCCCGATGCTTTTCCTCTCCACCGCGGTGATGCCCATGGAGTTCCTGGCACCGTGGGTGCAGACGTTCTCAGGATACAATCCGGTCTCGTACGTGGCCGATGCCGTACGAGGGATGATCATCCATGGCTTTGACTGGGGTCTGATAGGACAGGCGTTCCTGGCCATAGCCATCGTCGGAACGATCACGCTGAGCGCGACCACCATGATGTTCCGTAGGGCCCTGTCCAAGTGA
- a CDS encoding ATP-binding cassette domain-containing protein, producing MSDIITVKNLVKLYDPDIRAVDDISFTVTKGEIFGFLGPNGAGKSTAIKVLTTLLKKTSGEVDINGFDIEKDAREIRRIIGYASQEIGVDADLSGRENLILQCRYFHIPKDKAVQKASDLLKTVGLADVGDRIAGTYSGGMKRRLDLATALVSDPEILFLDEPTTGLDPQSRRAIWDHIRDLNRKGTTIFLTTQYMDEADQLAHRLCIIDNGKIVAEGEPSELKGQIGADMIRLVIKGGEDPNLVRKAVDMVSQLPGVKEAQDCTNEGINCTDGIVIYSTNGSNLVPLIVRSLDSAQIEIDNLVLAKPSLDDVFIKFTGKHLRTDLQKLPPKIGFRSRRR from the coding sequence ATGTCCGACATAATTACGGTTAAAAATTTGGTCAAGCTCTACGATCCCGATATCCGCGCCGTCGACGATATCTCCTTCACGGTCACAAAGGGCGAGATATTCGGTTTTCTCGGCCCCAACGGAGCCGGTAAGAGCACCGCCATCAAGGTTCTTACCACCCTTCTAAAGAAAACCTCCGGCGAGGTCGATATCAATGGTTTCGACATCGAGAAGGACGCTCGTGAGATCCGTAGGATCATCGGCTACGCCTCACAGGAGATCGGCGTCGATGCCGACCTTTCCGGTCGAGAGAATCTGATCCTCCAGTGCCGATATTTCCACATTCCCAAGGATAAGGCGGTGCAAAAGGCGAGCGACCTGCTCAAGACCGTGGGCCTCGCCGACGTCGGCGATCGGATCGCCGGCACGTACTCCGGGGGAATGAAGCGCCGTCTTGACCTGGCGACCGCCCTGGTCTCCGACCCGGAGATCCTTTTTCTTGACGAGCCGACCACCGGGCTGGACCCCCAGAGCCGACGTGCCATCTGGGACCACATCCGGGACCTGAACCGTAAGGGCACCACCATCTTCCTTACCACCCAGTACATGGATGAGGCGGACCAGCTGGCTCACCGCCTCTGCATCATAGACAACGGCAAGATCGTGGCCGAGGGAGAGCCGAGCGAACTGAAGGGTCAGATCGGCGCGGACATGATACGCCTGGTCATCAAGGGAGGGGAGGACCCGAACCTGGTCCGCAAGGCGGTGGACATGGTATCTCAGCTACCTGGTGTCAAAGAGGCGCAGGACTGTACCAATGAAGGCATCAATTGTACCGATGGCATCGTGATCTACAGCACCAACGGCAGCAATCTCGTGCCGCTGATCGTCCGCTCACTCGATAGCGCACAGATCGAGATCGATAACCTGGTATTGGCCAAACCGTCGCTGGACGACGTGTTCATCAAGTTCACCGGAAAACATCTGCGGACCGATCTTCAGAAGCTGCCGCCCAAGATCGGCTTTCGTTCCCGGAGGCGCTGA
- a CDS encoding ATP-binding protein, whose product MIKPIPLKDYRALYDPKKVDCTSTETLRPTDEIIGQERAQKALHFGLEILEKGFNIYVSGSPGTGRKTAVNNFLYELASTKPKAADWIYVNNFANPYEPLAMRLPPGTGIQLKADMAAFIEEARKTLPKTFESEEYDAKRQQALGKLTKERVDLIDQANEVAEKLGFTIQLGAAGLIIIPVLDGKPLSPEEFEALPKEKKERILESRHTLDEQLRVIFRKVREIDLKGLEVVAELNIEIAMEAIGHLLTDLKERYSSIREVFSHIENVQKDILRNLGTFLKGNHPQPEQGPAQFQQWLAKDLAFRKYEINVVVDNGSALGAPVIFEETPSYPNLIGKSEKEMQFGVVTTDFSMIRPGSLHKANGGYLVIPVMDLFRYPFAWDGLKHALRNENVEVEEPGEHAGFISTRGLKPQPIPLNVKVVLIGTPEVYQILHQGDPDFQDLFKVRADFDVVMDRDEGSAMKYALFICTICNKFKLKHLDNTAIAKVVEFGSRLAQDQRKLSTRFSNVADLIKEANFYAMREGSKLITVEHINKAIEEKLYRSSLIQEKVHEFIDRGIYLIDTEGSKVGQINGLSVMAMGDLAFGRPSRVTASVAVGRDGIIDIERQSQMGGPTHTKGVLILGGYLAHKYAQDKPLSLSAKLVFEQSYGGVDGDSASSTELYAILSALSGLPIKQSLAVTGSVNQRGEIQAIGGVNEKLEGFFEVCKAKGLTKENGVMIPGSNVQNLMLKEEILEAAKKGKFTIYPVKTIDEGIEVLTGVPAGKILADGSYKKGTINYLVNKRLQEMAEMVREYQIPSR is encoded by the coding sequence ATGATCAAACCCATACCGCTTAAGGATTACCGGGCCTTGTACGACCCTAAAAAGGTGGATTGCACTTCTACGGAGACGCTGAGACCAACGGATGAGATCATCGGGCAGGAAAGGGCCCAGAAGGCCCTCCATTTCGGTCTTGAGATTCTGGAGAAGGGGTTCAACATATATGTGTCCGGATCGCCCGGCACTGGCAGGAAGACCGCGGTCAATAACTTCCTTTACGAATTGGCCAGCACCAAACCTAAGGCGGCCGATTGGATCTATGTCAACAACTTTGCCAATCCCTACGAGCCGCTGGCCATGCGCCTCCCCCCGGGAACGGGCATCCAACTGAAGGCCGATATGGCCGCCTTCATCGAAGAGGCCAGAAAGACGCTGCCCAAGACGTTCGAGAGCGAGGAGTACGATGCCAAACGCCAGCAGGCCCTTGGAAAGCTCACCAAGGAGCGGGTGGATCTGATCGATCAGGCCAATGAGGTCGCGGAAAAGCTTGGCTTCACTATCCAATTGGGAGCTGCGGGCCTGATCATCATTCCTGTCCTCGACGGTAAGCCGCTCAGTCCAGAGGAATTCGAGGCCCTCCCCAAGGAGAAAAAGGAGAGGATCCTCGAGAGCAGGCATACACTGGATGAACAGCTTCGGGTCATATTCCGCAAGGTCCGGGAGATCGATCTTAAAGGTTTGGAGGTCGTCGCCGAGCTCAACATCGAGATCGCGATGGAGGCCATCGGCCATCTCCTAACCGATCTGAAGGAGAGATACAGCTCGATCCGGGAGGTGTTCTCGCACATCGAGAACGTCCAGAAGGACATACTGAGGAACCTTGGGACGTTCCTTAAAGGGAACCATCCCCAACCGGAGCAGGGCCCAGCCCAGTTCCAGCAATGGTTGGCGAAGGACCTGGCCTTCCGGAAGTACGAGATCAACGTCGTGGTGGACAACGGCAGCGCCTTGGGCGCCCCGGTGATCTTCGAGGAGACCCCCAGCTACCCGAACCTCATCGGAAAATCGGAAAAGGAGATGCAGTTCGGTGTGGTCACCACCGATTTCAGTATGATCCGCCCCGGTTCACTGCACAAGGCGAACGGTGGCTACTTGGTCATACCGGTAATGGACCTCTTTCGATATCCCTTTGCCTGGGACGGCCTCAAGCACGCCCTGAGGAATGAGAACGTGGAGGTAGAGGAACCGGGGGAGCACGCGGGTTTCATCTCCACCAGAGGCCTCAAACCTCAACCGATCCCTCTGAACGTGAAGGTCGTGCTCATCGGTACGCCGGAGGTCTATCAGATACTCCATCAGGGAGATCCCGACTTTCAGGACCTCTTCAAGGTAAGAGCGGACTTCGACGTGGTGATGGACCGGGACGAGGGTTCCGCGATGAAGTACGCCCTCTTCATATGCACCATATGCAACAAGTTCAAACTGAAACATCTGGACAACACCGCCATTGCCAAGGTGGTGGAGTTCGGGTCAAGGCTTGCCCAGGACCAGCGGAAGCTTTCCACCAGGTTCTCCAACGTGGCCGACCTGATCAAGGAGGCGAACTTCTACGCCATGCGGGAGGGATCGAAGCTCATCACCGTGGAACACATCAACAAGGCCATCGAGGAGAAGCTTTACCGCTCCAGCCTGATCCAGGAGAAGGTCCATGAGTTCATCGATCGCGGGATCTACCTCATAGATACCGAGGGAAGCAAGGTAGGACAGATAAACGGGCTGTCGGTCATGGCAATGGGCGACCTGGCGTTCGGAAGGCCCTCACGGGTGACCGCCAGCGTGGCCGTGGGCCGTGACGGGATCATCGATATCGAGCGACAGTCCCAGATGGGAGGACCGACGCACACCAAGGGCGTGCTTATCCTCGGAGGTTATCTGGCCCATAAATATGCCCAGGACAAGCCCCTTTCCCTGAGCGCCAAGCTCGTCTTCGAGCAGAGCTATGGAGGTGTGGACGGAGACAGTGCCTCCAGTACGGAACTTTACGCCATCCTTTCCGCCCTCTCCGGTCTGCCGATCAAGCAGAGCCTTGCTGTCACCGGCTCTGTCAACCAAAGGGGCGAGATTCAAGCCATCGGAGGCGTGAACGAGAAGCTCGAAGGCTTCTTCGAGGTGTGCAAGGCCAAGGGGTTGACCAAAGAAAATGGTGTGATGATACCAGGGAGCAACGTTCAGAACCTGATGCTGAAGGAAGAGATATTGGAAGCCGCCAAGAAGGGGAAGTTCACCATATACCCGGTGAAGACGATCGATGAGGGCATCGAGGTGCTCACCGGGGTGCCCGCAGGGAAAATACTGGCGGACGGATCGTACAAGAAGGGCACCATCAACTACCTGGTCAACAAAAGATTGCAGGAGATGGCTGAAATGGTCAGAGAGTACCAGATACCCTCACGATGA